The Plasmodium yoelii strain 17X genome assembly, chromosome: 14 DNA segment aacgTAACATAGTCTATAAAAGATTGTTATggttctaacattttttgtaatacataaaaatatgcatattaataaaaaattaaattatagatatatgtatactatcctttaaaataacaattatgtatagtatcattttatgctaatgttttaaattcaaacaATAGAGatacttatatatacattaatttatttaccataaaggtataatattatattagtcactttaatttttaatctttatagtttttaagtataaatatattacatttagaattgttaaaaaataaaatataagtatattaataaattttttatcatattttgttttaataattataaataatatgataaatagaataaagtaatattatatacctatacatataaactggtaaaatattattcaataactaatattgaaatattgttatattgtgaaaccttcttataattaatactgatattaattttatagagaaggcaaataataatacattataaggGTATTAATGTTATGTTTTTGTTAAAGGTTCAATTTTGAATATgttgttttatattcaaaaaaaatagataaataaagaaactgttaaagattcaattatgttaaatatcattttattattccatattatattatattataattgttttaccatagaattaataaaatataaaaaatttaacgaattattttaatgtatatCCATTGGtaattataacaataaaatatataagataagaATGAACAATGTAGAGCACataaagaatatttatataaatttatatattaaaggctaatatatcttatctctctcctattaaagtgcaatataagaacctaattaaacatagttttatattatactttaaaatatcatcagtaggtatatatgtttaatatttactaagcaatattttaaaaataatatgcattcaaagacttatttaatcTTATAAGTACGGGTTCAGTGTTAATTGgtgttttaaagaatggaaaggatgacaaaatatattataaaattacccaataaagTATATTTCTAAAACGGAATGtgtaagaataaaaataaagttattgaaaatgttaactATAATTggaatggatatatattaaataaaaacaatataaatttaagtatatgcaatttattttgaaaatactataattttaataaaacatggtatatagtattagaaacaagtatatacgtatttaatatattttaaaaaataactatttgtatactttaaggattatagtaataatgggtttcttaattgtttcgatttttgcagtatattaaaacaaaagatatggcgttgtttattttccatattaaagcatatgtataagaATATTTATTCTAAGCTCATTACTATGTcactttaatttttataataatgctcATATGCATGTTGTTAAggataaaaatttatgtaaaattgtattatatatacatatgataaaaaatgtattaagcaTCCCCCCAAATAAGGCAATTTATCTAACTAccataaaagtatatattgttctatattatctttaaattaatattaaaatgatAATATCATGCTTAAACACAGACAATTTCATATTATGGttcaattattttgtcatttattaatcgtaaaatatataaaataatatgatgttacataatctacatattataaacaaaataaaattacaatgGATTATAAGCtggtatataatttttttaagaaaattTGCTTGTATTTgttgatattatataatctataaatttcattaacatatatttttattatacttttttaaatgttttcttagtgtgaacAGTTTGATACATTGAGAAACTATTTACCCGATGAATTAGAAAAACATGAATCAGTCgatttgaataaaaatgagAATATTAAGAATTATTGCTATAATGGAGAATCAGAGGAAAGAACATGTAAGACAGatctcgataaaattaaggCTGGATGTTTATGGTTGTTTGAGCAATTGTTTGtgaaaaataacaaaaatatcaGTACAGTTGAATACATTatcatatggttaagttataaactaaATCAAAAGAAGTATGACGGAATCAACAATCTAAATGATTTTTACACTAACtgtatagaaaataatactcATTATACTAGTTGTAAACAAGATGGTGTAGATTGTAGTAACCaattacaaaataatacGGGATATACTAACTATAAGGAAAtcataaataaaagaaaGGGGTTGTTGAatactaatattgaaaagatgtctaaaatttatgatgcatttaaaccATTATGTAACATATATACTGAACTTGGTGGAAGCAACACAGAAAATAAgaaatatttagaaaatgctAGTAAATTTGTTGAAAACTATAAAGAACTTAATGACGATTCTGATAATACTGAAGATGACACCTATTATCAAGTATTGCAtacattatcaaatgattatattaatttaaaagatTATTGTTATAGTAATAGCATTGATTGTAACAAAATTCCATCCCTTATACCGATAGAAACAGAAGAAAGTGATATGCTAAGTTCTGAAGAGAGTTGTGATGATACATCATCAAGTTTGTCgatagtaaaaaaattaattctatctttattaatattcagTGCAATATCAATCTTTTtgggaattttttttaaggtaaataataagaaatttaaaaattattttcattaaatatatgcaaactttaacaaaaaaatcgtacacttcttaacattttatattagtgtTCGTTATTTGTATTACGGAAAAGAgctcaaaaacaatatttaagagaaaagctaaaaaaataaagaaaatggatcattaatatattattcgaagagtagtgattattccaggaatagtaataaaggttgatatatgttaagaagcTGTTTAttgggaagtaatttttgcataatttttatatagtttttatgttgtggaacccatattcgggttagggctaagtattatattgcatttaattttttataattttaacacTAATTAAAATGTACCATTTCTGTATCTTTAATCACAATATGAGGTTCAAAAGTCAAAATATACAACCAAAAGGGGAATAATCTAATATTAAAGGGGCCAATACCATATTTTCCATaaagtatattatatacaatatattgACTGTATATGAAGTCTTATTATGGAATACcataattgcctattatataaatcttGATAACCCAGaactatattgaattatgtatatcataatatgtttctttattttatgaaaattttatttagtaaaacttataagcAGTGTcactattattttgatttaaattatattactccaattgaactgtaataatagatattcataaaatatatattcataaatatcgatcgagaatcgacaatacaacgttatctataaaagattgttatgcttctaacatattttgaaattttaattgtagttgttattctctttttgcattttacatttgtattaaaattagtaataatagaaGTTGCTTTATGCGCTTTAGTTTATTTATCATAGGATATAACAATAGGTTCGTTAtacaataaatttttaaattcatagttttgaagtatatataatttggaaatatattatatttaaaatagttaaaaaattaaatatagtatattaataaaattgaatgtcatattttgttctaataattataaataatatgatagataaaATGCGTAATTATTAtgactatacatataatttagtaaaatatcaataattaatattgaaatattgttttattgtggaaacttcatataattaaacattaatattatcgaaaagacagataatacattataaaggtatcaattttatatatttgttaaagacCCAAATTGAGCtatgtagttttatatttttaaaaactgGATAATAGAGAAAAGGATAAAGTctcaattcatgttaaatgACATTTTATTACTCCATATCAAcgcgtattatattattagtttttattgaataataattttttaatttaaaacaacattacgttatcatagaattaataaaatataaattttttaataaattatttgaatgtatatacattaataactataacaataaaacatataagataaaaatgaacaatgtAGAACTGTTagcaaatatttatctaaatttatatattaaaagagaaaatatatcttatctctctcctcttaaaggtcAATATGACAACCTAATCAAAcctagttttatattatactttaaaattgcatcaatacttatttatatgttatataattaatattaaaagaaaggCATAGtaaatgtttaatatttactatttattattttaaaaacaatttacatttaaatacttatataaGATTTTAAATAGCATAATAAGTATGGGTTCATTGctaattgttattttaaagaatggaaaggatggcaaaatatatcataaaattacccaatatagtatatttctaaaatgaaatatgtaggaataaaaataaagttattgaaaatgttaaatattattcgaatgaatatatattaaataaaaacaatacaaatttatgtatatgcaattaaaaaagtgaacaatgcaacttattttgtaaatgttataattctAGAAAAGTCTGTATTATAtgttataagaaacaagtatataaaaaattaatctatcttattaaataactatttatatacttttaaggattatagtaataatgggtttcttaattgtttcgattttttcagtatattagttttggggtaccatttattaaaacaaaagatatgacgtttattttctatattaaagaaTATGTATaagaagatatatttttaattcgttACAAAGttgctttaatttttataataatgttcATATGAGTGTTATTAAGGACAACCATTTAtgtaaaattgtattatatatacatatggtaaaaaatgtattaaacatCCCCCCCTAAATAAGGCAATTATCTAACtacaataaattatatattgtttcatattatctttaaattaatattaaaaatgataataacatGATCAATTAcagataattttatattaaagttcaattattttttcatttattaagcgtaaaatatattaaataatatgatgttacataatctacatattataaacaaaataaaattacgaTGGATTATACCCtggtatataaattt contains these protein-coding regions:
- a CDS encoding PIR protein; protein product: MDYKLCEQFDTLRNYLPDELEKHESVDLNKNENIKNYCYNGESEERTCKTDLDKIKAGCLWLFEQLFVKNNKNISTVEYIIIWLSYKLNQKKYDGINNLNDFYTNCIENNTHYTSCKQDGVDCSNQLQNNTGYTNYKEIINKRKGLLNTNIEKMSKIYDAFKPLCNIYTELGGSNTENKKYLENASKFVENYKELNDDSDNTEDDTYYQVLHTLSNDYINLKDYCYSNSIDCNKIPSLIPIETEESDMLSSEESCDDTSSSLSIVKKLILSLLIFSAISIFLGIFFKCSLFVLRKRAQKQYLREKLKK